A genomic segment from Colletotrichum higginsianum IMI 349063 chromosome 5, whole genome shotgun sequence encodes:
- a CDS encoding MAGE family protein, giving the protein MADIDQVEDEDSEEESRHPRQRRSREESHDDNESEDDAVDAAVSAEDQLAKKLVRYALACEFSRTPIRRDGIKERVLGDQGRAFRKVFEMAQLQLRTVWGMELQELAVREKFTMAEKRQGKFGGDFEASGVFVLSTTLPATYRTPAIIAPSKAPSIETEASYIGFYTMIITIILASGGELSEQKLRRHLNRLNAEANVASEKTEDVLKRMQAQGYVVRKVQKNAATQAQDGSEDITWLVGPRGLEEVGIGGAAGLVRAVYGEQADADLEKKITATFGISSATDGEGDVDMSQAPEAGPSY; this is encoded by the exons ATGGCTGACATCGATCAGGTGGAGGATGAAGACTCAGAGGAGGAATCCAGACACCCCAGACAACGCCGAAGCCGCGAAGAGTCCCACGATGATAACGAATCCGAGGACGACGCTGTAGACGCGGCTGTTAGTGCAGAAGATCAGCTCGCAAAGAAGCTTGTGCGCTATGCCCTGGCTTGCGAGTTCTCACGGACACCAATCCGTCGAGATGGAATCAAGGAGCGGG TTCTTGGAGACCAAGGTAGAGCCTTCAGGAAAGTCTTCGAAATGGCCCAACTGCAGCTTCGCACCGTTTGGGGCATGGAGCTGCAGGAACTCGCCGTTAGGGAAAAGTTCACAATGGCAGAGAAGCGCCAAGGCAAGTTCGGGGGAGACTTTGAAGC TtccggcgtcttcgtcctctcTACGACCCTCCCTGCCACCTACCGCACTcccgccatcatcgccccCTCGAAAGCGCCTTCCATTGAAACCGAGGCCTCGTACATAGGCTTTTACACCATGATTATAACGATCATCCTTGCCAGCGGGGGGGAGCTGTCGGAACAGAAGCTGCGGCGACATCTTAACCGCCTCAACGCTGAAGCCAACGTCGCATCGGAGAAGACGGAAGACGTGCTGAAGCGGATGCAGGCACAGGGATACGTTGTGCGAAAAGTGCAGAAGAACGCGGCGACGCAGGCGCAGGACGGAAGCGAGGACATCACTTGGCTTGTCGGCCCACGCgggctcgaggaggtcggcaTCGGTGGGGCCGCCGGCCTGGTGCGTGCCGTCTACGGCGAGCAGGCGGATGCAGATCTTGAGAAGAAGATAACGGCGACTTTCGGGATTTCATCGGCTACTGATGGAGAGGGTGACGTGGATATGTCGCAGGCTCCGGAGGCTGGTCCATCGTACTGA
- a CDS encoding Splicing factor 3b subunit 10, with protein sequence MADKLRNQQELERLQAKYVGTGHPDTTSWEWKTNIYRDTYSSIAGHPPMLSYMALAENEPTQLLRARLIRKMMQPAGPPPARED encoded by the exons ATG GCCGACAAACTCCGCAACCAGCAAGAACTTGAGCGCCTCCAGGCCAAGTACGTCGGCACAGGACACCCCGACACAACCAGTTGGGAGTGGAAGACAAACATCTACCGCGACACGTACTCTTCCATCGCCGGCCACCCCCCGATGCTCTCATACATGGCACTGGCCGAGAACGAGCCTACACAGCTGCTCCGGGCGAGGTTGATCAGG AAAATGATGCAACCTGCCGGTCCACCACCAGCACGCGAGGATTAA
- a CDS encoding Zn 2cys6 transcription factor, producing the protein MPPADDSDDIESLAARHGKYFEDVLPSSDMESIEVMLGLDDPGSGPYSSLSSPPSSGSGSGSGSGSGPSTSISNLGLKPQFNLDSAEKLLQTFRIMLKHFPCVALPPDATVMSLSKTKPFLLLAILSTASGSSALQGHTLYDEEFRKVLGLKFVAGGERTLELLQGLLIYTAWYPFHLRPKSRQAFHYVRMAAEILHDLELDHPPYQGVGISAPLSPGQMEGIRAYLSCYYLVTAHVLPFLQYLRKTTLTDSRFAMAWARMSQVALSYTSWTATCCDLLERGSALKGDHTLAWLARLLHITEEASETTKNIPRTEQAKQQAHFMLLGLESQLRDWQSQIPSSLGDVNSIKIAILFTEIFLLAGPVYRLTSVSKVGDPSLGPPIPAPRLERCLTLLRSLFDFIVNLDKAALVEMSSIDWGRFIQATIVAIRLSFPLPLCPEWDHARAREQLQFDSYLAKLSTHHEELTPSTKSMDVLSASKLVFAVIKRKYEGRVANIDTPVNKLPRSMRGCPMFDGSLDAYFPIWDQDAHQNGTHGLVPPMPDGTLTMANGQPVYADLWATMTMGWSDGVSDDPNQGLDLTQGQHPTLHLDPSFQETMHLGPSPTGTG; encoded by the exons ATGCCTCCAGCGGACGATTCCGATGATATCGAGAGCCTCGCCGCACGACATGGCAAGTACTTTGAGGACGTCTTGCCCTCTTCCGACATGGAGTCCATCGAAGTGAtgcttggccttgatgacCCCGGCAGCGGGCCCTACTCCTCCCTATCATCCCCACCGTCATCcggctcgggctcgggctcgggctcgggctcaGGCCCGTCCACCTCCATATCGAACCTCGGCCTCAAGCCCCAGTTCAACCTCGActccgccgagaagctgctgcAGACCTTCCGCATCATGCTGAAGCACTTCCCCTGCGTGGCGCTCCCGCCCGACGCCACCGTCATGTCTTTATCTAAGACGAAGCCGTTTCTGCTTCTTGCCATTCTATCAACGGCTTCCGGATCTAGTGCATTACAGGGACATACACTCTACGACGAAGAGTTTCGCAAGGTTCTGGGCCTCAAGTTTGTGGCTGGTGGCGAGCGGACCCTGGAGCTACTTCAAGGCCTGCTCATTTACACTGCGTG GTACCCCTTCCACCTCCGCCCCAAGAGCAGACAAGCATTCCACTACGTCCGTATGGCAGCCGAGATTCTCCACGATCTCGAATTGGACCACCCGCCTTACCAAGGCGTGGGTATATCCGCCCCGCTGTCACCGGGCCAGATGGAAGGGATCCGCGCCTATCTTTCGTGCTACTACCTAGTTACAGCGCACGTGCTGCCCTTCCTGCAGTACCTCCGCAAGACGACTCTGACCGATTCCAGGTTCGCCATGGCATGGGCCAGAATGTCACAGGTGGCTCTCTCGTACACTTCCTGGACCGCCACGTGCTGCGATCTCCTCGAGCGTGGCTCCGCCCTCAAGGGGGATCACACACTCGCGTGGCTTGCGAGGCTTCTGCACATCACCGAGGAGGCGTCCGAGACAACGAAGAACATCCCGAGAACGGAGCAGGCGAAGCAGCAGGCTCACTTCATGTTGCTCGGGCTTGAGAGCCAGTTGAGGGATTGGCAGAGCCAGATACCTAGCAGTCTAGGTGACGTCA ACTCCATCAAAATTGCCATTTTGTTCACCGAAATCTTTCTCCTCGCCGGTCCCGTCTACCGACTCACCTCTGTATCGAAAGTGGGAGATCCCTCCCTCGGCCCGCCTATCCCCGCTCCGCGCCTTGAGCGGTGCCTGACGCTCCTCCGCAGCCTCTTCGACTTcatcgtcaacctcgacaaggccgccctcgtcgagatgAGCTCCATCGACTGGGGCCGCTTCATCCAGGCCACCATTGTCGCCATCCGCCTGTCCTTCCCGCTGCCGCTATGCCCCGAGTGGGACCACGCGCGGGCCCGAGAGCAGCTGCAGTTCGACTCGTACCTCGCCAAGCTCTCCACGCACCACGAGGAgctgacgccgtcgaccaaGAGCATGGACGTGCTGTCGGCGAGCAAGCTCGTGTTCGCGGTCATCAAGCGCAAGTACGAGGGTCGCGTGGCTAACATCGATACGCCGGTGAACAAGCTGCCGAGAAGTATGCGCGGCTGCCCTATGTTCGATGGGAGTCTGGACGCGTACTTCCCCATATGGGACCAGGATGCCCACCAGAACGGCACGCACGGGTTGGTCCCGCCTATGCCTGACGGGACTCTGACGATGGCCAACGGCCAACCCGTCTACGCCGACCTGTGGGCTACGATGACCATGGGCTGGTCGGACGGGGTGAGCGACGATCCGAATCAAGGTCTCGATCTGACCCAGGGGCAACATCCGACGTTGCACTTGGATCCCTCATTCCAAGAAACCATGCATTTGGGCCCGTCCCCCACCGGTACTGGATGA
- a CDS encoding short chain dehydrogenase gives MTVAQGHHNLVSVTRLSPPVDTTQPYDPSTLSGKTVLITGGALGLGAAFAREWASHGANIILGDVNPSAGEALVATLRAENPKGSHHFVACDVTSWDSQVAFFKEGARLSPDGAVDVVVANAGINDPAANHRFESPVPSATDPDAPTEPSNRIIDVNVTGLSYTAHLALFWLPRNGPSRDRCLVFVGSVAGVHHFPGQSPYTLSKHAVTGLFRSMRATAHLRHGIRLNMVCPYFVSGSSMFPAAAEAALLGGGAGGARFGDVVDATTRLVADEAIVGRALLVGPPVASDDGGDKTAAWDVYAEDYRDCEMFVWRWVRMLNTVEYLRGWTGWVGDAFSILTRTVRGER, from the coding sequence ATGACCGTCGCACAGGGCCATCACAACCTCGTCTCCGTGACGAGACTCTCGCCGCCGGTCGACACGACGCAGCCCTACGACCCCTCTACCCTCTCGGGCAAGACGGTCCtcatcaccggcggcgctctcggcctgggcgccgCCTTTGCCCGCGAGTGGGCCTCCCACGGGGCCAACATCATCCTCGGGGACGTCAACCCGTCCGCCGGCGAAGCCCTCGTCGCCACGCTGCGCGCCGAAAACCCAAAGGGCTCCCACCACTTCGTCGCTTGCGACGTGACCTCCTGGGACTCGCAGgtcgccttcttcaaggAGGGCGCCCGCCTCTCacccgacggcgccgtcgacgtcgtcgtggccaaCGCAGGCATCAATGACCCGGCCGCCAACCACCGGTTTGAGAGCCCGGTCCCCTCAGCGACGGACCCGGACGCGCCCACCGAGCCCTCCAACAGGATCATCGACGTCAACGTCACGGGCCTGTCGTACACGGCccacctcgccctcttctgGCTGCCGCGCAACGGTCCCTCCCGCGACAGgtgcctcgtcttcgtcggctccgtcgccggcgtccacCATTTCCCAGGCCAGTCGCCCTACACTTTGTCCAAGCACGCCGTGACAGGCCTGTTTCGGTCCATGCGCGCGACGGCCCACCTGCGCCACGGGATCCGGCTCAACATGGTCTGCCCCTACTTCGTCAGCGGGAGCAGCATGTTCCCGGCGgccgcggaggcggcgctgctgggcggcggcgccggtggaGCGCGgttcggcgacgtcgtcgacgcgacgacgaggctcgtggcggacgaggccatcgtcggccgGGCGCTGCTCGTGGGCCCTCCCGTCGCGAGCGATGACGGCGGGGACAAGACGGCGGCATGGGACGTGTACGCGGAGGACTACAGGGACTGCGAGATGTTTGTGTGGCGCTGGGTGCGGATGTTGAACACGGTCGAGTACCTCAGGGGGTGGACCGGGTGGGTTGGAGATGCGTTTTCGATTCTGACGAGAACTGTGAGGGGCGAGAGGTGA